One window of Athalia rosae chromosome 4, iyAthRosa1.1, whole genome shotgun sequence genomic DNA carries:
- the LOC105690280 gene encoding probable dimethyladenosine transferase, translating to MPKIRVEKKSRVHQEVAKQGLVFNKDFGQHILKNPLIIQGMLEKSALRPTDVVLEIGPGTGNMTVKMLEKVKKVIACEVDPRMVAELQKRVQGTPFQAKLHIMVGDALKTELPFFDICVANVPYQISSPLVFKLLLHRPFFRCAVLMFQREFAQRLVAKPGDKLYCRLSVNTQLLARVDMLMKVGKNNFRPPPKVESSVVRIEPRNPPPPINYKEWDGLTRIAFVRKNKTLAAAFKQTAVTTMLEKNYRLHCSLKNTAISESFNLKDTINDILLGAMAADKRARNMDIDDFMSLLHAFNSQGIHFS from the exons atgccGAAAATCCGCGTGGAAAAGAAGTCACGCGTCCACCAGGAGGTTGCGAAGCAAG GACTCGTATTCAACAAGGACTTTGGTCAGCATATATTAAAGAATCCGTTGATCATCCAGGGAATGCTGGAGAAATCGGCACTACGACCCACCGACGTGGTTTTGGAGATAGGTCCTGGTACTGGAAACATGACGGTAAAAATGCTtgagaaagtgaaaaaggTAATTGCATGCGAAGTGGATCCGAGGATGGTAGCTGAATTACAAAAACGCGTACAAGGTACCCCGTTCCAAGCAAAACTTCACATCATGGTCGGAGATGCTTTGAAAACTGagcttcctttttttgatATATGCGTTGCCAACGTGCCATATCAGATTTCTTCACCATTGGTATTTAAACTGCTATTGCATCGACCGTTCTTCAG gTGTGCCGTTCTAATGTTTCAACGAGAATTTGCACAAAGGCTCGTGGCAAAGCCAGGGGATAAATTATACTGCAGACTGAGCGTCAACACGCAGTTATTGGCAAGGGTAGATATGTTGATGAAAGTtggcaaaaataatttcagaccACCGCCAAAAGTTGAATCCAGTGTGGTTCGAATTGAACCCCGAAATCCACCACCTCCTATAAACTACAAAGAATGGGATGGTTTAACTCGAATAGCGTTTgttaggaaaaataaaacattggCTGCTGCGTTCAAACAGACCGCTGTAACAACCATGTTGGAAAAGAATTACAGGCTACACTGCAGTTTAAAAAACACG GCAATATCGGAAAGTTTTAATTTGAAAGACACAATAAATGACATACTGCTTGGAGCAATGGCTGCGGATAAGCGAGCGAGAAACATGGACATAGATGACTTCATGAG TCTTCTACACGCATTCAATTCCCAgggaattcatttttcgtaa
- the LOC105690279 gene encoding E3 ubiquitin-protein ligase Topors-like isoform X1: protein MEEQTETLSTVAITTVSEAATGIPSLAPKSPLKTEVILQDSPDNETSGRSDGAASPPPNCSICLGKLVNKSFTDSCLHQFCFSCLSQWSKIKTECPLCKQTFKSIIHNVRSEEDYDQYHVPRQFAALPPPPMAATLDVNFDLVGVNLGVGVRRFSYRTTMQPNRRYGVILNPDQVARREQIPALTSLVSRGELRHRRTNPVEYRRNVYRFGMWATSLADIFGNFRECSAEYYRREPNQLNRIIPWLNRELQVLLNNNAPHIAYVMRIIVESLTRYDLRSPEFRDIVRPYFGIHTEHFVHELLNYARTNFDLIGYDQYVTYILPTHGLSNEYVPRVTSPSSSSSSTSNDSDVQVVDETPDLNPLNAGMPGVGPHLVTMPGPSTVAQAFQERAMSPRIVLTISSSSSEVSDDECEVVGYVKPRHERTPEIIDLLSSDADTTHVTNFVDSEYGDHHSNGLQSAPRQCGNYDASNDRTVLLDSSGAPTFEEIYEPSTSTNRKRSTLRSSNRVIPKRRVPDTTTSDSDNFDSDLDYIPYGNAKSKNTSKTSATTLKSQKTCKRRVSGSKRVRRCVDPMMSSSSDSDDRCDRRAYKSVSISPESEKRGRSSSRSDSSPDGRDERQKTESKSKSAQSKIRNVIKVRKDLVKKEEWNSDDCVDSDVSTRSDSSPERASRRVDKSGARRHRLIRDPDSECIAKRREDSNDPVLDKKQTESKSKVEYPSTDSDRNSLNNRSGSQSSLRSRKAHVVKKKSKHKDKRKDKRSRRSENKCFVPIAVSDSFQADDSNPGVSTASVTSSTRSEALVPPKYSNSTKSPSSRERRRTHKKHKDSKKSRKRSKSSSKSRSKKKKRRTTSLTSSESGRDQPPEHS from the exons ATGGAGGAACAAACGGAAACTTTGAGTACGGTTGCAATTACCACAGTCTCTGAAGCTGCAACAGGTATCCCATCTCTTGCTCCGAAGAGTCCCCTTAAGACGGAGGTGATACTTCAAGACAGCCCTGACAATGAAACGAGCGGGCGAAGTGATGGTGCTGCATCGCCACCACCCAACTGCAGCATCTGTCTTGGAAAACTTGTGAACAAATCGTTCACCGACAGCTGTTTACATCAATTTTGCTTTAGCTGCCTCTCACAgtggtcaaaaataaaaacagagtGCCCTCTGTGTAAACAAACATTCAAATCTATCATACACAATGTTAGATCCGAGGAGGATTATGACCAATATCATGTGCCTCGCCAGTTTGCCGCTTTACCTCCCCCGCCAATGGCAGCTACACTGGATGTTAATTTCGACTTGGTTGGTGTCAATCTTGGTGTGGGAGTCCGGAGGTTCAGCTACAG AACAACCATGCAACCAAATCGTCGTTATGGTGTTATATTGAATCCAGATCAAGTTGCAAGACGTGAGCAAATCCCAGCCCTCACCTCGTTAGTCTCCCGGGGAGAACTTAGACATAGACGTACAAATCCTGTTGAGTATCGGCGTAATGTCTATCGATTTGGAATGTGGGCCACATCTCTGGCTGACATATTTGGCAATTTCAGAGAGTGCAGCGCTGAGTACTATCG ACGAGAGCCAAATCAGTTAAATCGAATAATACCCTGGCTGAACCGGGAGTTGCAGGTACTGCTTAATAACAATGCCCCGCATATAGCCTATGTTATGCGTATCATTGTGGAATCTCTTACTCGTTATGACTTGAGGAGTCCTGAGTTCCGGGATATTGTTCGCCCCTATTTTGGCATTCATACGGAACATTTTGTACATGAATTACTCAACTATGCACGTACCAACTTTGATTTGATCGGTTACGATCAGTATGTTACCTATATTCTTCCGACTCATG GATTGTCAAATGAATATGTACCTCGTGTGACGTCTCCAAGTTCCAGCAGTAGCAGTACATCCAATGATTCTGACGTTCAGGTGGTCGATGAAACTCCTGATTTGAATCCTTTGAATGCAGGAATGCCCGGAGTAGGGCCTCATCTTGTCACGATGCCTG GACCCAGTACGGTGGCGCAAGCTTTTCAGGAGCGTGCAATGTCTCCCAGGATCGTCTTGACAATTTCATCAAGTTCATCAGAAGTGTCTGACGACGAATGTGAAGTCGTCGGTTATGTAAAACCTCGACATGAAAGGACTCCAGAGATCATTGACCTGTTGTCATCAGATGCTGACACTACACACGTAACTAATTTTGTCGATTCGGAATATGG CGATCACCACAGCAATGGGTTACAATCGGCACCGAGGCAGTGTGGAAATTACGATGCGTCAAATGATCGAACTGTTTTACTTGATTCTTCGGGTGCACCAACATTTGAAGAGATCTACGAACCTAGCACTTCTACGAATAGAAAACGAAGTACACTACGAAGTAGCAACCGAGTCATTCCGAAAAGGCGAGTTCCTGATACAACGACGTCCGACAGTGATAACTTCGATTCGGATCTGGATTATATTCCATATGGTAACGCCAAATCCAAGAATACGTCGAAAACGTCAGCGACTACTTTGAAGAGTCAGAAAACTTGTAAGCGGCGTGTTAGTGGATCGAAGAGAGTCAGGCGGTGCGTCGATCCAATGATGTCCAGCAGTAGTGATTCTGACGACAGATGCGATCGACGCGCATATAAATCGGTGTCTATCTCACCAGAGAGTGAAAAGAGAGGGCGTTCGTCCAGTCGTAGCGATTCTAGTCCGGACGGACGTGACGAGCGACAAAAAACTGAAAGTAAATCAAAGTCCGCGCAGTCCAAGATACGGAATGTAATAAAAGTTCGAAAGGATTTggtaaaaaaggaagaatggAACAGCGATGATTGCGTAGACAGCGACGTATCCACAAGGAGTGATAGCAGCCCAGAACGGGCCTCCCGCAGGGTTGATAAGTCCGGAGCGAGACGACATCGCCTCATCAGAGATCCAGATTCGGAATGTATTGCCAAGAGGCGCGAGGATAGCAACGACCCGGTTTTGGATAAAAAGCAGACTGAATCGAAATCTAAAGTTGAGTATCCTTCAACCGATTCGGATAGAAATTCATTGAATAATCGTTCGGGTAGCCAATCTAGCTTACGGTCCAGAAAAGCGCacgttgtcaaaaaaaaatcaaagcacAAAGACAAACGGAAGGATAAACGAAGTCGTAGATCCGAAAACAAGTGTTTCGTCCCCATTGCCGTTTCAGATTCATTCCAAGCTGACGATTCTAACCCGGGCGTTTCAACAGCTTCCGTAACTTCGTCCACCAGGAGTGAGGCGCTCGTTCCGCCCAAGTATTCAAATTCCACAAAAAGTCCCAGTTCGAGAGAGAGACGCAGAACCCACAAGAAGCACAAGGATTCCAAGAAGTCTCGCAAGAGATCCAAAAGTAGTTCGAAATCAAggtccaaaaaaaagaagcgacgCACCACATCGTTAACGAGCTCGGAATCGGGACGAGATCAACCACCCGAGCATTCTTAG
- the LOC105690279 gene encoding E3 ubiquitin-protein ligase Topors-like isoform X2 has protein sequence MEEQTETLSTVAITTVSEAATGIPSLAPKSPLKTEVILQDSPDNETSGRSDGAASPPPNCSICLGKLVNKSFTDSCLHQFCFSCLSQWSKIKTECPLCKQTFKSIIHNVRSEEDYDQYHVPRQFAALPPPPMAATLDVNFDLVGVNLGVGVRRFSYRREPNQLNRIIPWLNRELQVLLNNNAPHIAYVMRIIVESLTRYDLRSPEFRDIVRPYFGIHTEHFVHELLNYARTNFDLIGYDQYVTYILPTHGLSNEYVPRVTSPSSSSSSTSNDSDVQVVDETPDLNPLNAGMPGVGPHLVTMPGPSTVAQAFQERAMSPRIVLTISSSSSEVSDDECEVVGYVKPRHERTPEIIDLLSSDADTTHVTNFVDSEYGDHHSNGLQSAPRQCGNYDASNDRTVLLDSSGAPTFEEIYEPSTSTNRKRSTLRSSNRVIPKRRVPDTTTSDSDNFDSDLDYIPYGNAKSKNTSKTSATTLKSQKTCKRRVSGSKRVRRCVDPMMSSSSDSDDRCDRRAYKSVSISPESEKRGRSSSRSDSSPDGRDERQKTESKSKSAQSKIRNVIKVRKDLVKKEEWNSDDCVDSDVSTRSDSSPERASRRVDKSGARRHRLIRDPDSECIAKRREDSNDPVLDKKQTESKSKVEYPSTDSDRNSLNNRSGSQSSLRSRKAHVVKKKSKHKDKRKDKRSRRSENKCFVPIAVSDSFQADDSNPGVSTASVTSSTRSEALVPPKYSNSTKSPSSRERRRTHKKHKDSKKSRKRSKSSSKSRSKKKKRRTTSLTSSESGRDQPPEHS, from the exons ATGGAGGAACAAACGGAAACTTTGAGTACGGTTGCAATTACCACAGTCTCTGAAGCTGCAACAGGTATCCCATCTCTTGCTCCGAAGAGTCCCCTTAAGACGGAGGTGATACTTCAAGACAGCCCTGACAATGAAACGAGCGGGCGAAGTGATGGTGCTGCATCGCCACCACCCAACTGCAGCATCTGTCTTGGAAAACTTGTGAACAAATCGTTCACCGACAGCTGTTTACATCAATTTTGCTTTAGCTGCCTCTCACAgtggtcaaaaataaaaacagagtGCCCTCTGTGTAAACAAACATTCAAATCTATCATACACAATGTTAGATCCGAGGAGGATTATGACCAATATCATGTGCCTCGCCAGTTTGCCGCTTTACCTCCCCCGCCAATGGCAGCTACACTGGATGTTAATTTCGACTTGGTTGGTGTCAATCTTGGTGTGGGAGTCCGGAGGTTCAGCTACAG ACGAGAGCCAAATCAGTTAAATCGAATAATACCCTGGCTGAACCGGGAGTTGCAGGTACTGCTTAATAACAATGCCCCGCATATAGCCTATGTTATGCGTATCATTGTGGAATCTCTTACTCGTTATGACTTGAGGAGTCCTGAGTTCCGGGATATTGTTCGCCCCTATTTTGGCATTCATACGGAACATTTTGTACATGAATTACTCAACTATGCACGTACCAACTTTGATTTGATCGGTTACGATCAGTATGTTACCTATATTCTTCCGACTCATG GATTGTCAAATGAATATGTACCTCGTGTGACGTCTCCAAGTTCCAGCAGTAGCAGTACATCCAATGATTCTGACGTTCAGGTGGTCGATGAAACTCCTGATTTGAATCCTTTGAATGCAGGAATGCCCGGAGTAGGGCCTCATCTTGTCACGATGCCTG GACCCAGTACGGTGGCGCAAGCTTTTCAGGAGCGTGCAATGTCTCCCAGGATCGTCTTGACAATTTCATCAAGTTCATCAGAAGTGTCTGACGACGAATGTGAAGTCGTCGGTTATGTAAAACCTCGACATGAAAGGACTCCAGAGATCATTGACCTGTTGTCATCAGATGCTGACACTACACACGTAACTAATTTTGTCGATTCGGAATATGG CGATCACCACAGCAATGGGTTACAATCGGCACCGAGGCAGTGTGGAAATTACGATGCGTCAAATGATCGAACTGTTTTACTTGATTCTTCGGGTGCACCAACATTTGAAGAGATCTACGAACCTAGCACTTCTACGAATAGAAAACGAAGTACACTACGAAGTAGCAACCGAGTCATTCCGAAAAGGCGAGTTCCTGATACAACGACGTCCGACAGTGATAACTTCGATTCGGATCTGGATTATATTCCATATGGTAACGCCAAATCCAAGAATACGTCGAAAACGTCAGCGACTACTTTGAAGAGTCAGAAAACTTGTAAGCGGCGTGTTAGTGGATCGAAGAGAGTCAGGCGGTGCGTCGATCCAATGATGTCCAGCAGTAGTGATTCTGACGACAGATGCGATCGACGCGCATATAAATCGGTGTCTATCTCACCAGAGAGTGAAAAGAGAGGGCGTTCGTCCAGTCGTAGCGATTCTAGTCCGGACGGACGTGACGAGCGACAAAAAACTGAAAGTAAATCAAAGTCCGCGCAGTCCAAGATACGGAATGTAATAAAAGTTCGAAAGGATTTggtaaaaaaggaagaatggAACAGCGATGATTGCGTAGACAGCGACGTATCCACAAGGAGTGATAGCAGCCCAGAACGGGCCTCCCGCAGGGTTGATAAGTCCGGAGCGAGACGACATCGCCTCATCAGAGATCCAGATTCGGAATGTATTGCCAAGAGGCGCGAGGATAGCAACGACCCGGTTTTGGATAAAAAGCAGACTGAATCGAAATCTAAAGTTGAGTATCCTTCAACCGATTCGGATAGAAATTCATTGAATAATCGTTCGGGTAGCCAATCTAGCTTACGGTCCAGAAAAGCGCacgttgtcaaaaaaaaatcaaagcacAAAGACAAACGGAAGGATAAACGAAGTCGTAGATCCGAAAACAAGTGTTTCGTCCCCATTGCCGTTTCAGATTCATTCCAAGCTGACGATTCTAACCCGGGCGTTTCAACAGCTTCCGTAACTTCGTCCACCAGGAGTGAGGCGCTCGTTCCGCCCAAGTATTCAAATTCCACAAAAAGTCCCAGTTCGAGAGAGAGACGCAGAACCCACAAGAAGCACAAGGATTCCAAGAAGTCTCGCAAGAGATCCAAAAGTAGTTCGAAATCAAggtccaaaaaaaagaagcgacgCACCACATCGTTAACGAGCTCGGAATCGGGACGAGATCAACCACCCGAGCATTCTTAG